The proteins below come from a single Roseiflexus sp. RS-1 genomic window:
- a CDS encoding peptidoglycan recognition protein family protein, which produces MYRLVVAALLIGFLIAVDPPRALAQAPVQSGRIVFSTQADWQRGARTDVQIIANADGELRLTAGATRGTFVSEPISLTMTLNAVGAIWHADVPPGTNLTLDIRGGPAPDQLGPWQPLVAGELRARALPDTFATEDVRPLPPDTRVLQFRATLSSTVANASPLLSDISITYFDASAGPPRATDAITAFGGPATLTPPPKVFPRTSWAGGNPRTYRGARSAPQGIVLHQIGADALDNPLPFLRALAAYHEQTLGLNDTIYHYIIGRDGAIFEGRSGGPTVSVAEVSGGAAVHIALIGEGSPPTAQLDALRTLLAWLCEAYRIDPTGQRIVTLNGAGVVGPAIAAHSDLAPNAGDPSSALRDGLPQIRRTVSAAIVRSRWFFAEGNPRDYEERLAVLNPGDESANVRFIIVRQPGAEIIRDVTIAPGARANLVINEIFNDTPDAPAIIEANAPVIAERFMNFGADLSVQPGIMRPSRVWYFAEGSTEGDKRTFLVLFNPQSEPVGARVLLMTDDGTTFVYPPFDSEPITLAPQQRIVVVMGDLLPNRSFGMRVTATQPIVAERTMIFGPGSTLTSGGMHISPGVTELSREWHFAEGTTARPFRMSLLVVNPNGDRANITVRFLTPDGTSLARRYAIPPLARLAIDVNEVVPELGVATTIIADRPIAAERALYWRNGAVGTAGPGAVAPAYSWRFADGRTSGDYQQYLLISNPSQRQARIDVAFILADGSRASRSLVMPAGSRYTMAVHELYPDQTTISTTVRATQPIVVERSIYAGAPTSAGNRGGETSLGVPDD; this is translated from the coding sequence ATGTACCGCCTGGTTGTAGCGGCTTTGCTGATCGGGTTCCTGATCGCCGTTGATCCGCCGCGAGCGCTGGCTCAGGCGCCGGTGCAGTCGGGGCGGATTGTGTTCAGCACCCAGGCGGACTGGCAGCGTGGCGCGCGCACCGATGTCCAGATCATTGCCAATGCCGATGGCGAATTGCGTTTGACTGCTGGCGCAACGCGCGGAACGTTCGTCTCTGAACCGATTTCGCTCACGATGACCCTGAATGCGGTCGGCGCTATCTGGCATGCGGACGTTCCGCCTGGAACAAACCTGACTCTCGACATTCGCGGCGGACCTGCTCCCGATCAACTGGGACCGTGGCAACCGCTGGTTGCCGGCGAACTGCGCGCCAGGGCGCTGCCAGATACTTTTGCAACCGAGGATGTGCGCCCGCTGCCGCCGGATACGCGCGTCCTGCAATTCCGTGCGACGCTGAGCAGCACAGTCGCAAACGCTTCACCGCTGCTGAGCGACATCAGTATCACTTACTTCGATGCCAGCGCCGGTCCGCCGCGCGCAACCGATGCCATTACGGCGTTTGGCGGTCCAGCAACGCTGACGCCGCCGCCGAAGGTGTTTCCGCGCACCTCGTGGGCTGGTGGTAATCCGCGCACGTACCGCGGCGCACGGTCTGCGCCCCAGGGGATCGTGCTGCACCAGATAGGCGCAGATGCACTCGACAATCCCCTGCCATTCCTGCGCGCGCTTGCCGCGTACCACGAACAGACGCTTGGGCTGAACGATACGATTTATCACTACATCATCGGGCGCGATGGCGCCATCTTCGAAGGACGCAGCGGCGGACCGACCGTTTCCGTCGCCGAGGTGAGCGGTGGTGCGGCAGTGCATATTGCGCTGATCGGGGAGGGATCGCCGCCGACTGCGCAACTCGATGCACTGCGTACACTGCTGGCATGGCTTTGTGAAGCGTATCGCATCGACCCGACCGGTCAGCGGATCGTGACGCTGAATGGCGCTGGCGTGGTGGGACCGGCAATCGCCGCTCACAGCGATCTGGCGCCGAATGCTGGCGATCCTTCCAGCGCGCTTCGTGATGGGTTGCCCCAGATCCGGCGCACGGTCAGCGCCGCGATCGTTCGTTCGCGCTGGTTCTTCGCGGAAGGGAACCCGCGTGACTACGAAGAACGCCTGGCGGTGCTCAATCCCGGAGATGAATCTGCAAATGTGCGTTTTATTATTGTGCGTCAACCCGGCGCCGAAATCATCCGTGACGTGACCATCGCTCCCGGCGCACGCGCCAATCTGGTCATCAATGAGATCTTCAACGATACCCCCGATGCCCCGGCGATCATCGAAGCGAACGCGCCAGTGATCGCCGAACGCTTCATGAACTTTGGCGCCGACCTGAGTGTGCAACCAGGGATCATGCGTCCATCGCGCGTCTGGTACTTTGCAGAAGGATCGACCGAGGGAGACAAACGCACGTTTCTGGTGCTGTTCAATCCGCAGTCCGAGCCGGTTGGCGCGCGCGTGCTGCTGATGACAGACGATGGTACGACCTTTGTCTATCCGCCATTCGATAGCGAACCGATCACGCTGGCGCCACAGCAGCGCATCGTGGTGGTAATGGGTGACCTGCTGCCGAACCGATCGTTTGGTATGCGCGTCACCGCCACCCAACCCATTGTCGCCGAACGCACGATGATCTTCGGTCCCGGCAGCACACTTACCAGCGGCGGGATGCACATATCGCCGGGGGTGACCGAACTTTCGCGCGAATGGCACTTTGCCGAAGGAACCACGGCGCGGCCGTTTCGCATGTCGCTGCTGGTAGTGAATCCAAACGGCGATCGGGCGAATATCACGGTGCGCTTCCTGACCCCTGATGGCACCTCGCTTGCGCGGCGCTATGCGATCCCGCCGCTGGCGCGCCTTGCGATCGATGTCAACGAGGTTGTGCCGGAACTGGGCGTCGCCACAACGATCATCGCCGACCGCCCCATCGCCGCAGAACGGGCGCTCTACTGGCGAAACGGGGCAGTGGGGACGGCAGGACCGGGCGCGGTGGCGCCGGCGTACTCCTGGCGCTTCGCCGATGGGCGCACGAGCGGCGACTACCAGCAGTACCTGTTGATCAGCAACCCTTCACAGCGTCAGGCGCGTATCGATGTCGCCTTCATCCTGGCGGACGGCTCCCGCGCCAGTCGTTCCCTGGTGATGCCCGCCGGTTCACGGTACACGATGGCAGTCCATGAACTGTATCCCGATCAGACGACCATTTCGACGACGGTACGCGCGACCCAACCAATTGTCGTGGAACGCTCGATCTATGCTGGCGCTCCGACTTCCGCTGGTAATCGCGGCGGTGAAACATCGCTCGGTGTGCCGGATGATTGA
- a CDS encoding putative glycoside hydrolase, with product MRWIRGSALVGAVLIVLAVLSACGRPNVPLTGSVFDAYTGKPVVATLNVGDVQITTDANGVYQIDRWSARDVLRVVASGYEPFEVNLASLPQLERPEPPAVALDPITIRPNTLSGVITDLYARTPVAGAVVQVSEAISATTDTDGRYTLTGVPETFRVTITADGYAPLVSDVARSTSFDTALRPDTLRGTVTDGYTGQPIAGADVTLGDLKTTTDSDGQYTLRGVPEKGTITISAKGYASLDQPVERTTTLNVALRPDTLAGVLIDARTKQPIRNATVIATVNLQSSDVAMTRIDNSSDGAFVLEGIPEQGYIQVLAPGYRKAVIELRPGSVPSTIELEPFYSKALYVTAAVAARWNLLTKYFDIIDATELNAIVIDVKSDLRDDLGLVYYDSQAPMVRELGTFKPYMDLRKILDEAKRRGIYTIARVHMFSHDNVLAEAKPEWAAKDRTTGGIFYDYPAPGIRYAWLDPWNENVWEYNIQLSVEAALLGFDEIQYDYIRFPSLEFSPTDKDRLLLSREGTPEERWANITEVLRRSHRAINGAGAFFSVDVFGYTSFGPSKLLGQNLGMMAEYTDYISPMVYPSHFSPGEFGFDNPAKYPYEVIQKSMAAALRQVEGKRALLRPWLQDFTLIWVPKELIVEYTPKEVRAQIRAVEEFDASAGWILYDSTNVYHVEALKPAE from the coding sequence ATGCGATGGATTCGTGGAAGCGCTCTGGTCGGTGCTGTTCTGATCGTGCTTGCGGTTCTGTCCGCATGTGGGCGCCCGAATGTTCCTCTGACCGGTTCCGTATTCGATGCATACACCGGCAAACCGGTGGTCGCAACGCTGAATGTTGGCGACGTTCAGATCACCACCGATGCGAACGGCGTCTATCAGATCGACCGCTGGAGTGCGCGTGATGTTCTTCGTGTCGTTGCCAGCGGTTACGAACCGTTTGAGGTCAACCTTGCTTCGCTGCCGCAACTGGAACGTCCTGAACCCCCGGCAGTCGCTCTCGACCCGATTACGATTCGCCCGAATACGTTGAGCGGCGTGATCACCGACCTGTATGCACGCACGCCGGTTGCGGGCGCCGTGGTGCAGGTATCGGAGGCAATCAGCGCCACCACCGATACTGACGGGCGGTATACGCTGACTGGCGTTCCCGAAACGTTCCGTGTCACCATAACCGCCGACGGATATGCGCCACTCGTGAGTGATGTGGCGCGTTCGACATCGTTCGATACAGCGCTCCGTCCCGATACGCTGCGCGGGACGGTCACCGATGGGTATACCGGTCAGCCAATCGCCGGGGCGGATGTGACCCTGGGCGATCTGAAAACGACGACCGACAGCGATGGGCAGTATACGCTGCGAGGCGTTCCAGAAAAAGGGACAATCACCATCAGCGCGAAGGGGTATGCCAGTCTTGACCAACCTGTCGAACGCACAACGACGCTCAATGTCGCCCTGCGTCCCGACACGCTTGCCGGGGTGCTGATCGACGCGCGCACGAAACAGCCGATCCGCAATGCAACGGTGATTGCGACAGTCAATCTCCAGAGCAGCGATGTGGCGATGACGCGGATCGATAACAGTTCTGATGGCGCGTTCGTTCTGGAGGGCATCCCCGAACAGGGGTATATTCAGGTGCTGGCGCCAGGGTATCGCAAAGCGGTTATCGAACTGCGCCCCGGTAGCGTGCCTTCGACGATCGAACTCGAACCGTTCTACTCGAAGGCGCTCTATGTGACTGCGGCAGTTGCCGCGCGCTGGAACCTGTTGACGAAGTATTTCGACATTATCGACGCGACGGAACTGAACGCAATTGTGATCGATGTCAAGTCGGATCTGCGCGATGACCTGGGATTGGTGTACTACGACTCGCAGGCGCCGATGGTGCGGGAGTTGGGGACGTTCAAGCCCTACATGGACCTGCGTAAAATCCTTGATGAAGCGAAACGTCGCGGCATCTACACCATTGCGCGCGTCCACATGTTCAGTCACGACAATGTGCTCGCCGAGGCGAAACCGGAGTGGGCGGCAAAAGATCGGACCACCGGCGGAATCTTCTATGATTATCCGGCGCCGGGCATCCGCTACGCCTGGCTCGACCCATGGAACGAGAACGTCTGGGAGTACAACATTCAACTGTCGGTCGAGGCGGCACTGCTCGGATTCGATGAGATCCAGTACGACTACATTCGCTTCCCGTCGCTGGAGTTTTCTCCCACCGATAAAGATCGGTTGCTGCTGTCGCGCGAAGGAACTCCCGAAGAGCGCTGGGCGAATATCACCGAGGTGCTCAGGCGCTCACATCGCGCCATCAACGGCGCCGGCGCCTTCTTTTCGGTTGATGTATTCGGCTACACCTCTTTTGGTCCGTCGAAATTGCTGGGGCAGAACCTGGGTATGATGGCTGAGTACACCGACTATATCAGCCCGATGGTGTATCCTTCGCACTTCAGTCCTGGTGAATTCGGCTTCGACAATCCGGCGAAGTACCCCTATGAGGTCATCCAGAAATCCATGGCTGCGGCGCTCAGGCAGGTCGAAGGGAAGCGCGCGCTGCTTCGCCCCTGGTTGCAGGATTTTACGCTGATCTGGGTGCCAAAGGAGTTGATCGTCGAGTATACGCCGAAGGAAGTTCGGGCGCAAATCCGTGCTGTCGAGGAGTTCGACGCCAGCGCCGGCTGGATCCTGTACGACTCGACCAACGTCTATCACGTGGAAGCGTTGAAGCCGGCGGAGTAG
- a CDS encoding ABC transporter permease yields the protein MKRLTISPPLAAVLLAIVLFLLSGFLPNGFGGNLDVAAAQAVNIVRLSVFLGIIAAGQTLVIISGNEGIDLSTGAVVTLTAILTYTIVNGRNEQVLPALLAVLIVGGMIGLINGAGVAFLNIAPLVMTLGMAGVVSGLILVITQGNVSGAVAPIMTQLIARPVFQGIPGAILIWIVFAALMWLLIERTTYGRHLFAIGTNRTTARLSGIRVTAVVIGTYALSGMLAGLGGFLVVGNTGVVHIRIGDPFLFPSIAAVAVGGTLLTGGKGSYFGTMAGALVLTLITSLLTTMQMPESVRRMVLGATLLVMISIYGRQRGFRQ from the coding sequence ATGAAACGCCTGACGATCTCCCCGCCGCTCGCTGCCGTGCTGCTGGCGATTGTGTTGTTCCTGCTCAGTGGATTCCTGCCCAACGGTTTTGGCGGCAATCTCGATGTGGCTGCTGCACAGGCGGTTAATATCGTGCGCCTCTCGGTCTTTCTGGGGATCATCGCGGCAGGACAGACTCTGGTGATTATCAGCGGCAACGAGGGGATCGATCTCTCCACAGGCGCGGTGGTGACACTGACGGCCATTCTGACCTATACAATCGTCAACGGCAGGAACGAACAGGTGCTGCCGGCGCTCCTGGCGGTGCTGATTGTTGGGGGGATGATCGGGTTGATCAACGGCGCCGGTGTGGCGTTTCTCAACATTGCGCCGCTGGTGATGACCCTCGGCATGGCGGGTGTTGTCAGCGGATTGATCCTGGTCATTACCCAGGGGAATGTCAGCGGCGCGGTTGCGCCGATCATGACCCAACTGATCGCCCGTCCGGTGTTTCAGGGCATTCCCGGCGCCATTCTGATCTGGATCGTTTTTGCGGCGTTGATGTGGCTCCTGATCGAGCGCACAACCTATGGCAGACATCTCTTCGCCATCGGCACGAATCGGACTACGGCGCGGCTCTCCGGCATTCGCGTCACCGCCGTGGTCATCGGAACCTATGCCCTCTCCGGGATGCTCGCCGGGCTTGGCGGCTTTCTGGTAGTCGGGAATACCGGCGTTGTCCACATTCGTATTGGCGATCCCTTTCTCTTTCCTTCGATTGCGGCGGTCGCCGTCGGCGGCACATTGCTGACCGGCGGCAAGGGAAGTTACTTCGGCACAATGGCGGGGGCGCTGGTGCTGACCCTGATCACCAGCCTGCTGACGACCATGCAAATGCCAGAGTCGGTGCGACGTATGGTATTGGGTGCGACGTTGCTGGTCATGATCTCGATCTATGGGCGTCAGCGCGGTTTTCGTCAGTAA
- a CDS encoding ABC transporter permease, with protein MKQSRWQQRTYRHPYLFALIVLIVAFTVNLLLQPNLIEPTALNRNMRVFLPLILVAIGQAIVMIGGGIDISVGSIVSVVNALLATQIGLSGDPATAVLIMVVAILVGMGAGALNGLFIAYLRLQPIITTFATSFVYAGLALFILPNPGGGVPPQFTAFYRETVVLWLPLAFYIIAALLLAWALVRRTRYGRYLYAVGGKANAAYETGVPVRAVQFSTYVISGLMAALGGIAMTLLTGSGNAQVGDPLTLASITAAVIGGTPLSGGAGGIAGPIIGAVILGLIRNIISFANVATWWQTFVNAAIIVLALAMPGIINLIRRRNA; from the coding sequence ATGAAGCAATCACGCTGGCAACAACGCACCTATCGCCATCCATACCTGTTTGCCCTGATCGTGCTGATCGTGGCGTTTACCGTCAATCTGTTGCTTCAGCCAAATCTGATCGAACCGACAGCGCTGAACCGCAATATGCGCGTGTTTCTGCCGCTGATCCTGGTGGCAATCGGTCAGGCGATTGTAATGATCGGCGGGGGCATCGATATTTCGGTCGGCTCGATTGTTTCAGTCGTGAACGCGCTGCTCGCCACCCAGATCGGACTGAGCGGCGATCCTGCCACAGCAGTGCTGATCATGGTCGTTGCGATCCTGGTTGGTATGGGGGCGGGGGCGCTGAATGGACTGTTCATCGCCTACCTGCGTCTCCAGCCAATTATCACGACCTTTGCCACCAGTTTTGTCTATGCTGGATTGGCGCTCTTCATCCTGCCGAACCCGGGCGGCGGCGTGCCGCCGCAGTTTACTGCGTTTTACCGTGAAACGGTCGTGCTCTGGTTGCCGCTGGCGTTCTACATCATCGCAGCGCTTCTCCTCGCCTGGGCGCTCGTCCGGCGGACACGCTACGGTCGTTACCTCTACGCCGTCGGCGGCAAAGCCAACGCTGCCTACGAGACGGGCGTCCCGGTGCGCGCCGTACAGTTCAGCACCTATGTTATTTCCGGTTTGATGGCAGCGCTTGGCGGAATCGCAATGACGCTCCTGACCGGCTCCGGCAACGCGCAGGTCGGCGATCCGCTCACCCTGGCATCGATCACCGCAGCCGTGATCGGCGGGACGCCATTGAGCGGCGGCGCCGGCGGCATCGCCGGTCCGATCATCGGTGCGGTGATTCTGGGGTTGATACGCAACATTATTTCGTTTGCCAATGTAGCCACCTGGTGGCAAACCTTTGTCAACGCTGCGATCATCGTGCTGGCGCTGGCGATGCCCGGAATCATCAATCTGATACGCAGGAGGAACGCATGA
- a CDS encoding sugar ABC transporter ATP-binding protein, translating into MSLLLSARNVAKRYGAVQALVDASLEIGAGETLALIGANGSGKSTLSKVINGVVAPDGGQLLLDGRPVRFDSPHAAKDAGISTVFQELSLVPQMTVAENIWLTREPLGRGGLIDRQRERRGTEALLDLFAGTVRPDLTPDTPVSALLPDEKQIVEILKAISVNPRLLILDEATASLDSRQVQRLFELIGQWKARGTAIIFISHRMTEIEQIADRYSVLRNGQTVGAGAMKDATAGDLVALMAPETAGAVVARRRLSADLLATRRTVLQVENLQTGVLRGVSLQVREGELLGIGGLKGQGQRDLLLAIFGGVPYSGRMLLEGKPVRFTHPRQAMNQGVALVPGDRAGEGLLAIRSILENLLLPSWRAYGFPLRMGRARRDAGAIAARLEIKMPGLDAPVSVLSGGNAQKVVIGKWLLRNPRLLLLDDPTKGVDIGAKMEFYRLLTHLCDEGTTVILYSSDDEELVGLCDRVLVMHDGRISSELAGGSLTTANLVAASLGVVHRETS; encoded by the coding sequence ATGTCGCTTCTGCTGTCTGCTCGCAATGTCGCCAAGCGGTACGGCGCCGTTCAGGCGCTGGTCGATGCCAGCCTGGAGATCGGCGCCGGTGAGACGCTGGCGTTGATTGGCGCGAACGGAAGCGGCAAGAGCACCCTCAGCAAGGTCATCAATGGAGTAGTTGCCCCCGATGGCGGGCAACTGCTCCTCGATGGCCGCCCGGTGCGCTTCGACTCGCCCCACGCTGCGAAAGACGCCGGCATCTCGACCGTCTTCCAGGAACTCAGCCTCGTGCCGCAGATGACGGTCGCCGAAAATATCTGGCTCACCCGTGAGCCGCTTGGGCGCGGCGGACTGATTGATCGCCAGCGAGAACGGCGCGGAACTGAAGCGTTGCTGGACCTCTTCGCCGGTACGGTTCGGCCTGATCTGACGCCGGATACTCCGGTGAGCGCACTCCTTCCCGACGAAAAACAGATCGTCGAGATCCTCAAGGCGATCAGCGTCAACCCGCGTCTCCTGATTCTGGATGAGGCGACTGCCAGCCTGGATAGCCGTCAGGTGCAGCGGTTGTTCGAATTGATCGGGCAATGGAAAGCGCGGGGAACCGCGATCATCTTCATTTCGCACCGTATGACCGAAATCGAGCAGATCGCCGACCGCTACTCAGTGCTGCGCAACGGGCAAACCGTGGGCGCGGGCGCCATGAAGGATGCAACCGCTGGCGATCTCGTGGCGCTGATGGCGCCGGAGACTGCTGGCGCGGTTGTGGCGCGTCGCCGCCTTTCCGCCGATCTTCTGGCAACACGCCGCACCGTTCTTCAGGTCGAGAATCTCCAGACCGGCGTGTTGCGCGGAGTCAGTTTGCAGGTGCGCGAAGGCGAACTGCTCGGCATCGGCGGGCTGAAGGGACAGGGTCAGCGCGATCTCCTGCTTGCGATCTTTGGTGGTGTGCCGTATTCCGGGCGTATGCTGCTCGAAGGGAAACCGGTACGTTTCACCCACCCGCGGCAGGCGATGAACCAGGGTGTTGCGCTCGTTCCTGGGGATCGCGCCGGTGAGGGGTTGCTTGCCATTCGCTCGATCCTGGAGAACCTCCTGCTTCCGTCGTGGCGTGCGTATGGTTTCCCGCTGCGCATGGGGCGTGCGCGCCGCGACGCCGGTGCAATCGCCGCGCGCCTGGAGATCAAAATGCCGGGACTGGACGCGCCGGTCAGCGTGTTGTCGGGCGGCAACGCACAAAAAGTGGTCATCGGCAAATGGCTGTTGCGCAATCCACGTCTCCTGCTGCTCGACGATCCGACGAAGGGGGTGGATATCGGCGCAAAAATGGAGTTCTACCGCTTGCTGACGCACCTGTGCGATGAAGGAACGACGGTCATCCTCTACAGCAGCGATGATGAAGAACTGGTCGGCTTGTGTGATCGGGTGCTTGTGATGCACGACGGACGGATCAGTTCCGAACTCGCTGGCGGATCGCTGACGACCGCGAATCTGGTTGCCGCCAGTCTTGGAGTTGTCCACCGGGAGACGTCATGA
- a CDS encoding substrate-binding domain-containing protein — translation MTRRFFALFTLLIAIASLIAACGGAPTTTAPTAAPAGQPTAAPEGKKFTIGISNPFISSEYRTQMIQSLIEVNKEYMERGITNELVIESADTDVAGQIQQLQNLINKGVDAILVNPSDVNGLNDTLQEAINKGIIVISVDQELNTPGVYNVGIDQKEWAKISARWLAEKLGGQGNIVLIEGFPGHPANVARMDGVEEVLKEYPGIKVLGRETGKWDEATGQQVMSNFLASFPNLDGYWTQDGMAIGAMQAVMAANPPKWPILVGEGRCQFLQLWDQRLKEDPNFETIAVANPPGVSPTGLRIAVNMLMGKQVDKSKLGGANGLSFVIPVPVIVTKDNFQEVFTTMCKDKPATYLLDGIMTDEEVQQFFLK, via the coding sequence ATGACTCGCCGATTCTTCGCACTGTTCACACTACTGATTGCAATTGCTTCACTGATCGCAGCATGCGGCGGCGCTCCAACAACGACCGCTCCGACCGCTGCACCGGCAGGGCAACCGACGGCGGCGCCGGAAGGCAAAAAATTCACCATCGGCATCTCTAACCCGTTCATCAGCAGCGAATACCGCACCCAGATGATCCAGTCGTTGATCGAGGTCAACAAGGAATACATGGAGCGGGGTATCACGAATGAACTCGTGATCGAGAGCGCCGATACCGATGTCGCCGGTCAGATCCAGCAGTTGCAGAATCTGATCAACAAGGGCGTTGATGCCATCCTGGTGAATCCCAGCGATGTCAATGGTCTCAACGACACCCTTCAGGAAGCCATCAACAAGGGGATCATCGTCATTTCCGTCGATCAGGAACTCAACACCCCCGGCGTCTACAACGTCGGCATCGACCAGAAAGAGTGGGCGAAGATCTCCGCCCGCTGGCTGGCGGAGAAGTTGGGTGGTCAGGGAAACATCGTGCTGATCGAAGGCTTCCCCGGACACCCGGCGAACGTGGCGCGCATGGACGGCGTCGAGGAGGTGCTCAAGGAGTATCCGGGCATCAAGGTGCTGGGGCGTGAAACCGGGAAGTGGGACGAAGCGACCGGTCAGCAGGTGATGTCAAACTTCCTGGCGTCGTTCCCTAACCTCGATGGCTACTGGACTCAGGACGGCATGGCGATCGGCGCGATGCAGGCGGTGATGGCGGCGAACCCGCCGAAGTGGCCCATCCTGGTTGGCGAAGGACGCTGCCAGTTCTTGCAGTTGTGGGATCAGCGCTTGAAGGAAGACCCCAACTTCGAGACGATTGCTGTCGCCAATCCGCCCGGCGTCTCGCCGACCGGTCTGCGGATCGCCGTCAATATGCTGATGGGCAAGCAGGTGGATAAGAGTAAACTGGGAGGTGCGAACGGGTTGTCGTTCGTCATTCCGGTGCCGGTGATCGTGACGAAGGACAACTTCCAGGAAGTCTTCACCACTATGTGCAAGGACAAGCCGGCCACCTACCTGCTCGACGGCATTATGACCGACGAGGAAGTGCAGCAGTTCTTCCTGAAGTAA
- a CDS encoding hybrid sensor histidine kinase/response regulator yields MDAAERISLLLIEDDESHVALIERAFESWRSLFDLSVVHTLQEAYALLSGDSSDFDLIVCDWRLPDGEGLELLDFNRALPVILMTGYGDERVAVEAIRSGALDYIVKSDAAFADLPHVAQRAIRQWRAIQAQRRAEQELREIEARYRLITENTSDLIAILDDQHHFQYISPSVTTLLGHTAEALVGQDAFFLIHPDDLPYSEEYWCTMLQRTRATATFRYRHASGAWRWIECNIRAVEQGGGLTAIVVGRDITERRELEERLLQIQKMDALGRLSGGIAHDFNNMLAVIAGCTELARQLIPDDHPATGELIEIQHATERATALTRQLLAFAHRQRFEPRPIDLNTLILDMQKLLRRLIRENITLNTRLAPDLWLVRADPGQIEQVLVNLAINARDAMVDGGVLTITTENAVIDDAFDNRHPSLNPGMYVRLTVSDTGVGMDEETRRRAFEPFFTTKKPGEGTGLGLATCYGIVVQHGGAIELTSEPGCGTTVIIYLPRAYPSEETVALETGEHIDLKGSETILLVEDDPAVRTLTARVLRTHGYTVLEAGDGHEALTLAGERPIHLLLSDHVIPHMSSESLAHYLTALIPQMKVLFMSGYVVEPRPDVQALQEATVLQKPFTPTALLQRVRAVLDS; encoded by the coding sequence GTGGATGCAGCTGAACGGATCAGTCTGCTCCTCATCGAGGACGATGAGTCGCATGTTGCGCTGATCGAGCGCGCCTTCGAGTCATGGCGATCATTGTTCGATCTGTCGGTTGTGCACACGTTGCAGGAGGCATACGCGCTGCTCTCCGGTGATTCGTCCGACTTCGATCTGATCGTGTGCGATTGGCGATTGCCCGACGGCGAAGGGTTGGAACTGCTGGACTTCAACCGTGCGCTGCCGGTCATTCTGATGACCGGGTATGGCGATGAACGGGTGGCAGTCGAAGCGATCCGTTCTGGCGCGCTCGATTATATTGTGAAGAGTGATGCCGCATTCGCCGATCTGCCCCATGTGGCGCAGCGTGCCATCCGCCAGTGGCGGGCGATCCAGGCGCAACGTCGCGCCGAACAGGAGTTGCGCGAAATTGAGGCGCGCTACCGCCTCATTACCGAGAACACGTCTGATCTGATCGCCATTCTCGACGACCAGCACCACTTCCAGTACATCAGCCCTTCGGTCACGACGCTGTTGGGGCATACCGCAGAAGCGTTGGTCGGACAGGATGCATTCTTCCTTATCCATCCCGATGACCTTCCGTACAGCGAGGAGTACTGGTGCACCATGCTCCAGCGTACCCGCGCCACTGCGACGTTTCGCTATCGTCATGCCAGCGGCGCCTGGCGCTGGATCGAATGCAATATCAGGGCGGTCGAGCAAGGCGGCGGGTTGACGGCGATTGTCGTGGGGCGCGATATTACCGAGCGCCGTGAACTGGAAGAACGTTTACTCCAGATCCAGAAAATGGATGCGCTTGGTCGGTTGTCGGGCGGCATTGCGCACGATTTCAACAACATGCTGGCAGTGATTGCCGGTTGCACCGAACTGGCGCGTCAACTGATCCCTGATGACCACCCGGCGACCGGAGAACTGATCGAAATCCAGCATGCGACCGAGCGCGCAACGGCGCTGACCCGTCAGCTGCTGGCTTTTGCGCACCGACAGCGGTTCGAGCCGCGCCCCATCGATCTGAACACGCTTATTCTCGACATGCAGAAACTGCTGCGTCGCCTGATCCGCGAGAATATCACCCTGAACACCCGTCTTGCCCCCGATCTCTGGCTTGTGCGCGCCGATCCTGGTCAGATCGAGCAGGTGCTGGTCAATCTGGCGATCAACGCGCGTGATGCGATGGTCGATGGCGGTGTGTTGACGATTACAACCGAAAATGCTGTGATCGACGATGCGTTCGACAACCGCCATCCTTCGCTGAATCCGGGCATGTATGTCCGGTTGACGGTCAGTGACACCGGCGTCGGCATGGACGAAGAAACGCGCAGGCGCGCCTTCGAGCCGTTCTTTACCACGAAGAAGCCCGGCGAGGGAACCGGTCTCGGTCTGGCGACCTGCTACGGGATTGTCGTCCAGCACGGCGGCGCCATCGAACTGACGAGCGAACCGGGATGCGGCACAACGGTCATTATCTATCTGCCGCGCGCCTATCCCTCCGAAGAGACAGTCGCCCTGGAGACTGGCGAGCACATCGATCTCAAAGGCTCGGAAACGATCCTGCTGGTCGAGGATGATCCGGCGGTGCGCACGCTGACAGCGCGGGTGCTGCGCACCCATGGGTATACCGTTCTGGAAGCGGGTGACGGACATGAAGCGTTGACGCTCGCCGGTGAACGTCCGATCCACCTTCTCTTGAGTGACCACGTTATTCCGCATATGAGTAGTGAGTCGCTGGCACACTATCTGACCGCTCTGATCCCGCAGATGAAGGTGCTCTTTATGAGCGGGTATGTCGTTGAGCCGCGCCCCGATGTTCAGGCGCTCCAGGAAGCGACGGTTCTTCAGAAGCCATTCACTCCAACTGCGCTCCTTCAGAGGGTTCGCGCTGTCCTGGATTCGTGA